In a genomic window of Pontibacter liquoris:
- a CDS encoding helix-turn-helix domain-containing protein: MRNNKHHPTALPKPDRCTFDDALEITGLSKSKLYKLTSSNEIPHKRYGNRLIFNRKELEEWVESQTVEKYDTESVALTVARSARSKMKGGCRHV; this comes from the coding sequence TTGAGAAACAATAAGCACCACCCTACCGCCCTACCAAAGCCAGACCGCTGCACCTTTGATGACGCTTTAGAGATAACGGGGTTAAGCAAGTCCAAGCTTTATAAACTCACCTCCTCTAATGAAATCCCGCATAAGCGCTATGGCAACCGATTGATCTTTAATCGCAAGGAGCTGGAGGAATGGGTAGAGTCGCAAACGGTAGAAAAATACGACACTGAAAGTGTGGCCCTGACCGTAGCCAGAAGCGCCAGGTCTAAAATGAAAGGAGGTTGCCGTCATGTCTAA
- a CDS encoding DUF4373 domain-containing protein, with the protein MAKETYYFKHDYNARNDFKISALISDHGAAGYGIYWCLVEMLHEESEHKLPLEEYFYRVLAKLTSTSVDDVSSIVHDCLNIYHLFTEKEGFFYSERVLRNLEEREDIKKKRSEAGKISAEKRKIAAHVQQSSTRVKQSSTRKGKEIKGKEIKEEENREEENLKASGKPDDSNQDVELPKIIFPFNGPAFPAAWNDWKEYKQEQHKFKYNSLKSEMMALKALCTLAENNEAKAIEIIEYSIGSGYKGLFAPNNYSKSQTPQSAGTDKNPGAKPFNIREEIRRQQERA; encoded by the coding sequence ATGGCGAAAGAAACCTACTATTTCAAGCATGATTATAATGCGCGAAATGATTTTAAAATATCAGCTCTTATTTCAGATCACGGGGCCGCTGGCTACGGTATCTACTGGTGCCTGGTAGAAATGCTGCATGAAGAATCTGAACACAAGTTGCCGCTTGAAGAATACTTCTATAGAGTGCTTGCTAAGCTAACCTCAACAAGTGTTGATGACGTGTCAAGTATAGTTCATGATTGCTTAAATATCTATCACCTTTTCACTGAGAAGGAAGGCTTCTTTTATTCAGAGCGTGTTCTTCGCAATCTTGAAGAAAGAGAAGATATAAAGAAAAAACGATCAGAAGCAGGTAAAATCAGTGCTGAGAAACGCAAAATAGCAGCACATGTTCAACAAAGCTCAACACGTGTTAAGCAAAGCTCAACAAGGAAAGGAAAGGAAATTAAAGGAAAGGAAATTAAAGAAGAAGAAAATAGAGAAGAGGAAAATCTAAAGGCATCAGGTAAACCTGATGATTCAAATCAAGATGTTGAGTTGCCTAAAATCATTTTCCCATTTAATGGACCGGCGTTCCCGGCAGCCTGGAACGACTGGAAAGAATATAAGCAGGAGCAGCACAAGTTTAAGTACAACTCCCTAAAGTCTGAAATGATGGCGTTAAAAGCGCTTTGCACCCTGGCTGAAAACAATGAAGCAAAAGCGATTGAGATCATTGAGTACAGCATAGGTTCGGGCTACAAGGGTCTTTTTGCCCCTAACAACTATTCTAAATCGCAAACGCCACAGAGTGCGGGCACGGATAAGAACCCGGGAGCAAAACCATTCAATATCAGGGAAGAAATCAGGAGACAGCAGGAACGCGCATGA